The window AACAAGAATGGTATTCTTCCTAAAATCCTAGTCATGTTAGAACATTGTTGAAGCTCAAATGCCCTTTTGTAGCCATGTCTATTACTGCATACCTGCATTGTAGGGTGGCCATCCTCGACGCCAATCCATAATAAGAAGGGAAGCGACACAATGTGCTAAGGCTGCTGCAACGACGAATACATGGAAGATTTGATGGCTGTGTCCCACTAGGTCAAATGCACCAGGTTTGCATCTTTCCGGAAACCTTGTCATGTAAAATACTGCTCCAGTAGCATATAAAAGTCCCATGACTATCTCATATCCTAGAGCTACAAGTACTTGTGGATGATTAAAATGGAGGAAAAGGGCATGTGTAGCTGGAATCAGACCTGAGAAACCCATAGCAAGAAAGAGAGTAGCCCTAAATGATCTGAAACGACCGGAGAAAAGAGCGGGGGAAAGAAGGGTGATAATGACAAGTATGCCAAATATAGTAATGGTGGATAGGTAAAAGAGACACCAATATGGTTGAGAGCAGAAGATATAGTAAATGGGGCAAAAGAAAGAGCAGACTATCATAATAGAAATACCAGCATAATCTAGACGCCAAAAGAAGAGGCTAAATCTAAGTGAGTGACAAGCAAATAAGTGGGAGACAGTGCTGCAGATTAAGCAACTCATTGCTCCTCCTAAGAAAACAAACCAAGGCCATATGGCAACTTCATAGCCATCTCCACTTACATCTAAAATTGATTTTGAGATATGCTTGGCATAAGAATCCTGCAGTCAAATATCAAACTAGTTGATGTCTTGTTCTTGTATTGCAATCTTCACATAAGCAAAACAAACTTAGTGGTCAAATACTAACACATCAATTAGCACCCTCCCCTTCCACTAAACTatgaaagataaaaatcttaggcTTCACTCAATCAAAAGACTTTTTTAGTCCCGAGACAGATTTAGGGCGAGTTCCTGGAGTTAAACTAAACTCATTGCTTTCTGCTCGAACTATGTATGCATATACAAACTAAATTTATAATATGTAATCACACTTATTATGAACCTAGTGAATCTAGATCATGGCTTCGCCTCTACTTAAGAAGCCAAGCTATTACGTTGCTAAAGTCATCAAAGCACAATTCTCACAATATCACTAGCTTAAATGACATTATTAGTTCGTTTAGCAACAAAAAAAATGTTAATTAGGGATGTCAAATTTGGCTCTAGCCCAAattttagcccatcttgacccaacTCATCTTAGCCGAAGTAACTTTTGGGCGGGTCAAATTGACTCAACCCACTTTGACCCGCTCAAAATCGGGCCCAACCCCGCACATTTGACACCCCTAATGTTAATACTTCCATTGGATTACGTTACTTTTTCATCTTTATGTATAGGGGTgtcaaaatggttaaaagaaaacaggtaaccacccatattatccactaaaatatgggttggataatgaactatttaaaaacggatcaaatatggataagaaccatattatccatttagaaaatagataaccaatggataactaatgggtctaacttttatatttgtaaagtcTCAAATTGGGAGTTCCTCAAGTTAGAAaaactaagagcccgtttggatgggcttgttttaagtgacttttaagccaaaatagcttttaagccatAAGTTAGGAATTCTAACTTTTGGCTTTTGActtgtttttgtcattttagcttaaaaacaagtgcttaaaagcacttttttactttatccaaacactacaaaatggcttaaaagctattttgaattaaaagcacttaaaacaagCCAATCCAAACTGActctaagaattctcccaaaaagtgatcatatgcaagaatTCATGGATTTTACcaatattatccgccggttaacccgttttttatctatattaaataggggtcgggtcggataatttatctgtTTTTTTTCATTACTTGTTTTCGACCCAACCATATCCGATCCAACCCGCCCGTTTGTCATTGCTATACATGTACAATGGGGTTGTCCCCTGCTGCCCGACATTGGTTACTAGGGGCTGTAATTGACATAAATAGTTTCTTTAGGAAATTTATACAATTAAGGAGTTGATTGAAGGACTTATCTCTTCTTCTATTGCTACTTCCGGCCATGTCTTGTAGTCGACCGAATAGCTACCTTAAATTTAGCAAAATCACTAATAAACTCCATCTATATTTTTAAGCTAATTACTCCACAGTCCAACATAGCATGTATTCAATGTAGTCCATTTTATTTGTCGAGGTTACTTCAAATAACTAGTCTAaaatatttgtcattttagaaaatCAAGATGTAATCAATTATTATCTCTCACTTTGTCCTTAGTATTAATTGTTCTTAAAAGTAAAAAACATTGATTACATAGCATAAAAATCTAAACTTGAAAAGTAAATAAGGGCATAGTAGTAAAAAAGTCTTCTCATTACTTCCTCTCGTCCACAATAAGTAACAATTTTACCTTTGGCATACTCATTAAGGAAATTCGAACTCCTAGAGAGAAAAAATATTCACTAAATTAATTGTTATCTTGACACATTAGAATATATAAATAAgggtaaattttgaaaaaataaaattaattccttcttgattatgtaaatgaatacttattttggatcaaaataaaaaaataaaatgatcatTTATTGTAGACCGGAGGAAGTAATAATTTTTTAAGGGAGGGATAAAAGAGAAACATAATAACTAAAATGGACTGAAAGCTTCATCTTGCAACACGTGGATAtaaataatttttcaatttttccgcCACTATTCGGGGAAGACCCTTATAGAAAACCAGAAAAGAACAATAAAGCACCAAAAGGAAAAATATAGGGCCATTAGCAAACCATGCATGTGAGATACAGCTAGAAGAAGTCCTAAAAATCTCTAGCTGTAAACACTTCAGAATTGCAAATTTGTCAAATAAAATACTCCTACTAAAGGaaattaatatataaaattaaGGACAAAAGGAAATTagtaataaaaaattaatttagatACCTATATTTAATATTTCTACTGAAAATCCTATAATAAAACGTTGGACCTACAACACTCCTAACTTTTCGCTGACCGCTGTACCTCTCACGTCTGACACTGTCTCTAATCTCTGGAAAACAAAATACCCTACTAACACCCTGTTTGGCtaagctttttttttttatcaaaagtacttcttctttttttgtcaaaattacttttggccaaaaattgaggtgtttggtcaagcttttagaaggaaaaaaagtgcttttgaggagaagcagaaacagttttggTAAAgcaagtagcttctctccaaaagcacttttttaagaagcacttttgagaaaaatacacttagaagcagttttttaaagtttggccaaacactaattgctgctcagaagtgtttttcaaactaattagccaaacacaaactgcttctcaccaaaagtacttttgagaaaaacaattttttaaaaaaaaaaaacacttctcaaaataagctgatttttgcagcttggccaaacaagctataagaTGAAATAGTGTGGTCGTAGTGTGTATACGTAGACCTTTTACCCCTGCCTCGATGGAGTAAAGAGGGTGTTTTCTAAAGACACTTTgctcaagaagaagaaaaaagacaatattagtatcaccaacagaaattataagaaaaataacatcacgaaaaccagaaaatagatgcaaagcaaaagtgaTGGCCATTACATAGACCCGGCACTATAAAAAACTACGTAAACAGGTTTTCTTTGACCATGTTTCCCACTAAGATGAAACATTTACACAAATAAATTATTCACTTATTAATTAGGTCATTACAGGTAAATCTTTTAGTAAATATCACCTATTATCATTAGTTAAGGATTTTACTGATAGTTTAAGAAATTTTTTACTATGTAACTTTAATCAATATTCCCCGGACCCTCCCTTAGGTATATTGTTGCTCTTATAATTTTAATcaaaatatataatatacataatgACTTTTAAGTTTTTAATTTTATACTTAATGACAAGTTTTTATAATTACAGAAATATCATAGAGATCACAAAGTATTAAAAAATTCATTCCTTTCTCAAATTTAGTAATATAATCAAACAATGACACACCTTAAAGATGATCGGCAAACTCACCGGAAAAGAATCAGCGGATCCATTTTTCTTCATTGTCATCCACTGTCCGTCACCCGTCGGTCTGTTTATCATTATTTAACCATTTTAAACAGCTGAAATTACAAATCTAGCACAAAACAGTCTGCAAATTACTTCAATCGAACCTGAAAATGCCGGAAAATATATTTTCCACCGTCGTCTTCTCCGTCAAGCTCATCGCCGTTAACGTTACAAATATCACAAAACCTCCCAAATGCCtaacaaaaatttaaataaaaaaaaaaggaaaagaagaatacTCAACGAAATTCAaattaaatgcaaatgcaacaaattcaaattcaaatttttgaatttatttttaaatcttacGTCCAAATATTGAGAGTTTCATTGTGCCATGAAAATACGCTGAGAGCAATGTCCTTAAGAGGCCATTCACAACGATAATAATCTCTGATAAATTCATTATCTTGAAGATATTCAGGTAATGCCTCGTATTTCACCAATTTTCTTCGATCTAATTTTTGACCATTTTTTGTTACGTTATTGATTCGATCTCCTGAGTCAACTCGTTCGCCATTGCTGAGTTTAGAGATCTTCTTTCCTCCTCTTCGTTTCATGTTAGCTCAATTTCTCCGACGTCGTCGATCTCAGTTTCCGGCGAATTTTCGCCGGAAAACGTTGAATGAATGCGTTTGAGAAAATGCTAATATATCTAACTGTTACCAATGATGTGGAGCTAGTTGAAAGTTGACAGATGCACATAAATATTTATAGTAGTAAACGACGTGCGgcctttaattattattttaattatagtttttttttataaatcttttaattaatttttggatTAGTTGAATTGTTCTTTTGATTTTCCAGGGTGTTTTTGACTAATAGAAGAGAGACACATGTAAATGAGATTGATTTTGTTGGAGTAAAATTTACCATTATAGGTCTTAATTCACCACAACATAAAAGAAGAAtataaacataaaagaaaaatttaaacaaatagtgACTTAATTACTACTTTAATCAGATTAGTGCTTATTAAGATATCTATCTATAATTATCACATAAAAGACCTAATTGTCTAAATATATTTTACAAATTTAGTGCATAAAACTTAATGACAACTAACATGTTATAATGCATGGGTTTAAGTTCTAATCACatataaacaaaatgaatttatgTTTTATGTACTGATGATGTTAAAAATATCTTACAACATAAAGATTACTTATAAAATACTTACATGTAAATCTTtatgttaaatattaattgataacatgatgaaaataataattgatTTGCTATAAGCCTATAATAAGTTAAACTTTACTAATCGTGTAAGTACCTTTTATATACTCCTAGTTTATATAacttaattttaacaaaattttatttCCTAATATAGTAGATATTTGCAGTGATTTAATTATAAGTTAGTGAAATTAATGAAACTACTTACCAAATTTACACTTTGTCTATGAATATATCAAGTAAATAGGTGATTTTGTTCCATATTAATATTTTCACAGTGTATCTTTCAATTTATTAAACTAGAATCTAGAATTCAATAATGAACATAGTTTATTTGCATATTATCATTTTCAATTATATGAATCATGAATGTTTATGACAGGATAAATATTTGGAGATAGTCTTGACCAATCTTCTAAAATtaacttattttaaaatatattttcttaaaagtacttttaaaaaatataCGTTTGGTGAAAAGCAGTTTGCGTTTGGATAATCAATTTGAGAAACACTCTTGAGCAACAAGTAAAGTTTGGCCAAATTTTTCTAAGTGTATTTTatcaaaagtgctttttaaaaaatattttttgaataaaaGCTACATTTATTCAACTTCTCAAAAAACAGCTTCTGCTTTTACTCAAAACGtatctttcaaaaattttataataaagaaaaaaagtctAATTGCAAGAACACACTTAAACAACTTCCATGTAAAATTTTATGTTTCTTTTTGTGAGTACCCATATTGTTGTTGAGtagtaaataaaaattaaataattaaaaatagtaGTAGTAAACAAGAATGAAATTTCAAAGTTGAGGGAAGGTGAGAAATGGAGAATGAGTGATGGGTTCATTTTTTATTCTTCGGTAAAATGCCTGtggtaaaattttaaaaaaaatatttattttcttgagTAATTTTGAGTTTGACTATTAATTGAGTTTTCctatttacattttttttaaattaaaaaaaaaaagtactttgcTGGCTTTTGCCTAGAATTGGTTGGCGAATAATCCAAATAAGTCCTTTGCTGGCTATTACTTAAGTAAAGATGCCTTAGAGCATCATGCGAAGTAATACATCTCgaaatatataataaagtaaatacTTTAAAAAATCTAATTAGAGTTAAAACAGAATCGTACCTATTAATAAAACGTTAAAAGACCAAATATACTCATGTACtatgaaaaaaatttaaatatactCTTCGTTATATTTTGGATTCAAATATACCGCTGCCATAATATTATTGATTTAAATATACTTCTCTTATGTTAAGTTTGTCCAAGGTGGACATCCAGTCTAGGTGACACTGGTATTTGATGAGGTGGATGTAACATGGTATGCCACCTCAGTGCCCCTAATTAATATATAAAAGACAAAAATTTGTATACAATATTTTGATGGTAATGATGGCAATAGTGGTGGAATGGAAGAAAAATTTAGtggaggaaaaaaaataaaagggagGGATAAAATAGGTTATGAGTACTGAGGTGGCAAGTTATGTGGCATCCAGCTCATCAAATGTTAGTGTCACGTAAGATTGGATGTCCATTTTGGACAAACTTAATGGtaaaggggtatatttgaaccaataatATAACGACAGGGATATATTTGGACCCAAAGTATAATGAGAGATACATTTAAACCTTTTCTGATAGTACAgggatatatttggcccttttctgTAAATAAAAATATCTTCTTTTTTAAGTAGAACTTGCTCTAAAATCTTTTAATCGTTTTGTTACGATCCTATGGAAGTATTTTCAAAAACATTGGGAGAATATTTTATTATTAGGGGAGACGTTTATTTATTTATCTCCAAATTTCAAAGAGAAGCAAAACAAGGATCACTCCAAAGATTTTTAAAGCAATAAATTTGTCTCTTAAAAGCAACAACTATAATTAATCAATTAGCTTAACCTTGCATTAAGGCCACGTGGCCAATCTTAGAAGTGAAAATTTTTATATGTACACCACACAAACAAATTGGTTAGGGTAAAAGTTAAATATATAGAAATAAACGTAGAGGAAAAGGAAAATTAAAGGAATATAAACATAAAGTTaactcaccggaaaagaaattaaaatataacacaaaaaataatttgaagtattttgattcttttgtcaatgatttttatttttattttatttaagccATTAACCTCCGACACTGTGTCTTTGGTTATGAGAGATTTGGCTGGACCCCTACCatgtcaaaatatatatatatacaaagccAGAGGGAGACATGAACCTTACATCCAAGGCTCCAACTCAAAAGATTGACTAGTTCAATCTTAAAAAAGGAAGAGATAGGGGTGTTCAAAACGAACcggaaaaccgcaccaaaccgaaaaaccAAATCAAACTGATTAAAAAATCTGATTAagtttggtttgacttggtttggtattgagtaaaataacccgaaccaaaccgacatgtaaatatataaattttatttatatttttaagactttataatgaattttctttagaaaatgtagaaatatttgggattctctcatgtattaaccttgaaaacgaaaattaacaaaaaattattgttagacgactaagaaaataactatcatgtgttacaaaaaaaattctcccattagaatattttaatagatcatatgtttgtaaattttttccatatttactaaacatacttatcaaaactttatttataattttaacaaagtaaagttgaaataatattcatgtaacaaaaaaactcgaaaacccgacaaaaccgatatagttgatttggtttggttttgataaaaaaccgaaccaacccggtccatgtacacccctaggaAGAGATACATCCTTGTCATATCTTCTTTTAATATTAGGAAGTTGCCATCTATCTAGTTGAAATGGTCTTTTCGCCTCTTtacaacaagaacaagaacaacaacaacaatggggtctggggagggtagtgtgtacgcagaccttacccctaccctggggtaaagaggttgtttccaaatagaaacctggcatccttccctccaagaacttctcaccttgcttttggggagactcgaactcacaacctcttgattagaagtggaggttgcttaccatcagagcaacccctcttatCGCCTCTTTACGTAATTGGTTAAAAGAGGTACGAGAAAATACTATTTCCACTTGACGATGCTAACTTAGCTAAGTAGTCAGCCACTTGATTGGCTTTCCTGAAACAACGAAGAATTTGTACATCCACCATTTCAATCATTTGAGCAATGTCTTTAATCATCTTTCTCAGCTTTAAATTGTTGGTGTCTCCATTTCTAATCATGTTGGTGAAGATTAGAGAATCCATGTCCAAGTCATATCGGTTGAACCCATTCTGATTGCACCATCTCAAGCTTCGTTGTTAGAGCAACATTGAGTTTTGACGGAGTAAGTTATGATTAACTCTCCTGTACTATTTTTTTTAACTGTGTCATCAATTCCTGCTTTACTATTCTCAATCAAGAAACTACCATCTATATTGATTTTGACTCTATTGTCAATGATTGTAAGACATTAATAAAGGGTTTTCAATTAGTTCCTGTATTTTTAGTTAGAAAATCGGCGAATCAAGTTACTCACGTTTTAGCTACGGCTTGTTCGATGGAATGGGGTCGGTCCCACCCAAGGGCGGACCCAAGTGGTGAGAAGTGGGTTCAATTGAACCGCTTCGTTaaaaaataatactgtgtatatgtataaattatggcTAAAGCAagataaattttgtataaaaattatttttgaactcaCTTATACGGCTTATACCGCTTATGTTAGTTATGGACTTCTTCGACTGAACCCGCTGGcacaaaatcctgggtccgccactgGTCCCACCATCTTTTATTTCTGATGTACtcgcacggagtttaagaaaaaaaggcTTTTAAAACTTATTACtttaaaagtttaaggggtaaaagttttgtggggccataatatttgtatagttataaaagtttctcattaatagtaaaatgagtaaaataaagagtttaaagttaaattatttccaaatttagaaatgtgtcatttattttggaacggATAAAAAAGGAAAGCACCTCATCACGACGGAGTAATTGAGAAGACACCTTTtccaaaataacaaaaaaaaaaacatagttAACAATAGATCAAGAAAAAAGATTTACGCCTTTGTGGCCAGTGGTGGAGTCATATTAGCCGAGGGTGGtcaattgatttattttttttgtcagaaaattatattatatataagtgattttttttcctttttatggtATATGTCGAATAAACGATGTTCATAAAATGTTTTAGGTCATAAATTTGACCGTTAGCTatgacattttaatttttttttttttttttttttttgaattcccTAGTTTCAAATCCTGCTGCATCCGCTCCTATTTGTAGCACAAGTTGATTAGGTtctagagaaaagaaaaaagatattgTTGAGAGTAAAATTATACATCTAATTTTTAATACCAAATCCAGAAACTTTAAAACATGTCTATCTATGGGATGAGGTGCCTAATATAATCTCTCATTTAAGGCAATCACATGTTATATGTAATAAAATTGTTAGTAAGATGTTTAGCCTACTCAATTTTTTGGCCATAAATGCCCATCCAATCACATGAATATCATATAGTTGATAGGAACAAAAGCTAAAAAAAGACAACAATGGCTTTTCAATTGAATAGTGGTAATTAGATTCATGAGATGAATATATAAACATATTGTTTTATAGAGGAAGATCTTATTTAGTTATATATTTGTAAATTTTTGGCGCGGCGATGTTGGATGACACCTCTTGTAGAAGGGTGCTTTCGCCACGGGACATTCCCACCACCCGATAGAGGCAGAGCTACAATATTTGGCGCAACGATGTTGGATGACACCTACAACCTCTTGTAGAAGGGTGATTCTGCTTCCGCCACAGGACATTCCCACCACCCAATGGGGGCGGAGCCACAATTTGCGGCGCAACGATGTTGGATGACACCTACAATCTCTTGTAGAAGGGTGCTTCTGTCACGGGACATGCCCACAGAGGGGCGGAGCCACAATTTTTTGCGCAACAATGTTGGATGACACCTCTTGTAAAAGGGTTCTTCTACCATGGGATATTCTCACCACCAAATAGGGCGGAGCTATAATTTTTGGCGCAACAATGGCTTTTACTGTTTAGATAGGTAAAAGTtatctttttaaatatatatattatgtattgaatttccatgacttgtttgtatatttaCTTCTTAAAATTTTGACACTCTTTAATGAAAATTCTAACTTCGTTGCTGCATAAAAGAAGCTTTTTCTATAGTAGTAGTAAAAGTGGCTAAAAATTGCTTAAACATACCTACCAGGTACTTCTATGTTAAAAAAAGAATCAACAGTGAGTTTCAAGAGATTCCAAAAAAGAAAGCAAATTAAATTCAAGACTGAGgaaatagaataaattaattagaAATATCTGCAAGATTCCTAAGTCAAGCAATTAAAAAGAAGATAGACAAAGGAAAAATCAAGAAATAGTTGATGTAATCTAGACATCAGAGCAAAATCTCTGGGATATAGTTCTTTATTAGTTTAGATTTTTAAAGCTCAACAACCAATTGAACAGGTAGGTAGAGTTGGCAAGTCCTAAGGatctaaattaataaaagcaaaatgtaaagaaaaaaaatgtacCATCTACCATTCAAATTTTCTCATCTGCACTTCTCAATGTTTTTGAAAATACAATAGTGTAACGCTCATCTAACATATATAAATTCAATAGTATAATAATCAAATTTACTAATATCAGCATTCAACATAGTGTAACGCTCATATCTATTTTCATCTCTTCTTTTCCTTGAGCCAATAAGCGGATCTTCAGGGAATTAACTATTGTTCATGTTCATATTTTCCTGAAATTGTTTCAGTTGGTAAGTGAAGGGGAGCTTTGGAGCAACGTAAAGTTGTTTTCGTTAGATCTATAGGTCATGGATTCAATCCGTGGAAGCAAGCCATTAATACTTGTATTAGGATAGGCTGTCTACATACACCTTTTGAGATGCGGCTCTTTCTCGAACCCTACGTGAATGCAGATATCTTGTGCACCGAGCTGCCTTTTTTTGTTTCAGTTGGTAAATATTGTGAGAATAGCAACAGGTAAAGTGAGAGCTAAACGAATTTATCAAAATCTGGAGATTTTGGGTTCAGAATTTTTGCTGCCTAAGTTACTAATCATGTAGAATTTCAGAGGCTTGTAAATTAAGTTACTATTCATGCAAATAGTAGCATGCCAAATCTCACTCTATTCAAGAATGAGCATTATATATATGCAGTTATACCttgattcattttctttttttgatgaCTGAGAAAACTCCAAGGGCCAGTGTTGCACAACTCAAAGCTTGGTGGATCGCGTCCCTACCCTTCCCCACTTAGATACCAGGCTTTTCTTTGCGGCAGCGTTCGAACCCATGACGTGCGCATACTGTATACCTTGACCCATTGCCTGTACGTCCATTTATAGTTTCAGTgcattaaaagaaaatcaagatATAGCATTCATGCAATCACTAAATGGACAAAGCTACATATATATAAATGTAAAAAATGAACAGAATCAGCTAAATTATACTAAAGAAATCACAT is drawn from Nicotiana tabacum cultivar K326 chromosome 9, ASM71507v2, whole genome shotgun sequence and contains these coding sequences:
- the LOC107793363 gene encoding heptahelical transmembrane protein 2-like isoform X4; this encodes MKRRGGKKISKLSNGERVDSGDRINNVTKNGQKLDRRKLVKYEALPEYLQDNEFIRDYYRCEWPLKDIALSVFSWHNETLNIWTHLGGFVIFVTLTAMSLTEKTTVENIFSGIFRPTGDGQWMTMKKNGSADSFPDSYAKHISKSILDV
- the LOC107793363 gene encoding heptahelical transmembrane protein 2-like isoform X1, which codes for MKRRGGKKISKLSNGERVDSGDRINNVTKNGQKLDRRKLVKYEALPEYLQDNEFIRDYYRCEWPLKDIALSVFSWHNETLNIWTHLGGFVIFVTLTAMSLTEKTTVENIFSGIFRPTGDGQWMTMKKNGSADSFPVSLPIIFKDSYAKHISKSILDVSGDGYEVAIWPWFVFLGGAMSCLICSTVSHLFACHSLRFSLFFWRLDYAGISIMIVCSFFCPIYYIFCSQPYWCLFYLSTITIFGILVIITLLSPALFSGRFRSFRATLFLAMGFSGLIPATHALFLHFNHPQVLVALGYEIVMGLLYATGAVFYMTRFPERCKPGAFDLVGHSHQIFHVFVVAAALAHCVASLLIMDWRRGWPPYNAGMQ
- the LOC107793363 gene encoding heptahelical transmembrane protein 2-like isoform X2 → MKRRGGKKISKLSNGERVDSGDRINNVTKNGQKLDRRKLVKYEALPEYLQDNEFIRDYYRCEWPLKDIALSVFSWHNETLNIWTHLGGFVIFVTLTAMSLTEKTTVENIFSGIFRPTGDGQWMTMKKNGSADSFPDSYAKHISKSILDVSGDGYEVAIWPWFVFLGGAMSCLICSTVSHLFACHSLRFSLFFWRLDYAGISIMIVCSFFCPIYYIFCSQPYWCLFYLSTITIFGILVIITLLSPALFSGRFRSFRATLFLAMGFSGLIPATHALFLHFNHPQVLVALGYEIVMGLLYATGAVFYMTRFPERCKPGAFDLVGHSHQIFHVFVVAAALAHCVASLLIMDWRRGWPPYNAGMQ
- the LOC107793363 gene encoding heptahelical transmembrane protein 2-like isoform X3, with translation MKRRGGKKISKLSNGERVDSGDRINNVTKNGQKLDRRKLVKYEALPEYLQDNEFIRDYYRCEWPLKDIALSVFSWHNETLNIWTHLGGFVIFVTLTAMSLTEKTTVENIFSGIFRPTGDGQWMTMKKNGSADSFPVSLPIIFKDSYAKHISKSILDV